Proteins from a genomic interval of Vreelandella profundi:
- a CDS encoding bifunctional transcriptional activator/DNA repair enzyme AdaA, translated as MNDYERIEKAMAYMVAHAAAQPHLETVADHVHLSAFHFQRLFSHYVGVSPKRFLQALTLERGKQLIQSSSSLLDVAHSLGLSGGSRLYDHFVQLEAATPGEYKRLGEGVEIAYGVHETPFGRIFVAVTPRGICRMGFVDATSAESLLARLAKEWPLSTLQHNTDVTRFAVEALFAKPRFSKPKPSKPQEGAAALLLHVTGTNFQMAVWRALLTIPEGQLASYSHLAQALGAPKSSRAVGNAVGANPIALWIPCHRVIQQSGALGGYRWGAEKKQMVQAWELAMNDTALAPMATS; from the coding sequence ATGAACGATTATGAGCGTATCGAAAAAGCCATGGCTTACATGGTGGCCCATGCGGCGGCGCAGCCTCATTTAGAGACGGTGGCTGATCACGTTCATTTAAGTGCCTTTCACTTTCAGCGCCTATTTAGTCATTACGTGGGGGTTAGTCCCAAGCGCTTTTTGCAGGCGCTGACGTTAGAACGCGGCAAGCAGCTGATTCAATCCTCATCTTCGCTACTGGATGTCGCCCATAGCCTGGGTTTAAGCGGCGGCTCACGGCTTTATGATCATTTCGTGCAGCTAGAAGCGGCGACTCCCGGTGAATATAAGCGCCTAGGTGAGGGCGTTGAGATTGCTTATGGCGTTCATGAAACGCCGTTTGGCCGCATCTTTGTTGCCGTGACTCCCCGCGGTATCTGCCGAATGGGGTTTGTTGATGCCACCAGCGCAGAATCGCTCTTGGCACGGCTTGCCAAGGAGTGGCCGCTTAGTACGTTGCAGCACAATACTGACGTCACGCGCTTCGCCGTAGAGGCGTTATTTGCTAAACCTAGATTTTCTAAACCTAAACCTTCTAAACCCCAAGAGGGAGCGGCCGCGTTGTTGCTGCACGTGACCGGTACCAATTTCCAAATGGCGGTATGGCGAGCGCTGTTGACCATTCCTGAAGGCCAGTTAGCCAGCTATTCCCACCTAGCCCAGGCGTTGGGCGCGCCTAAATCCTCCCGTGCGGTGGGTAACGCCGTGGGCGCTAATCCCATCGCGCTGTGGATTCCCTGCCACCGAGTGATTCAACAAAGCGGCGCACTAGGCGGCTACCGCTGGGGGGCGGAGAAAAAGCAGATGGTGCAAGCCTGGGAGCTAGCAATGAACGATACAGCGCTTGCTCCCATGGCCACGTCTTAA
- a CDS encoding phosphodiesterase — protein MADQVFSVEQCPSSKQCLIAQISDPHIKAGGKLSYRQVDTANALREAITTLNQLVPRPDLVLISGDLVDFGHPEEYATFKHILSDLTLPVYLIPGNHDDRQSLRAAFPEHRYLFQHRDFLHWVIDDYPVRLVGLDSSVPGKPYGELSNVSLEWLDGVLTDQPEKPTLVMLHHHPFVSGIDHMDQQPLKHASALENVISKHAQVERVLCGHLHRSIQARFGNTLAISCPGVSHQVSLDLTSGGPSRFQLEPPGYLLHQWSAPHGMITHQGFIASYPGPFPFYDANGLID, from the coding sequence ATGGCTGATCAAGTTTTTAGTGTTGAGCAATGCCCCTCTTCTAAGCAATGTCTTATCGCGCAAATTAGTGATCCACATATCAAGGCAGGCGGTAAGCTCTCTTATCGTCAGGTAGACACTGCCAATGCACTGCGCGAGGCGATTACTACGCTCAACCAGTTAGTGCCTCGGCCCGACTTGGTACTGATCAGCGGTGACTTGGTCGATTTTGGCCACCCTGAAGAGTACGCCACGTTTAAGCACATTCTGTCTGACTTAACGCTGCCGGTGTATTTGATTCCCGGCAACCACGATGATCGCCAAAGCTTGCGCGCAGCCTTCCCAGAACATCGCTATCTGTTTCAGCACCGCGACTTTCTTCATTGGGTTATTGACGATTACCCGGTACGCCTCGTGGGGCTAGACTCATCGGTACCCGGAAAACCGTACGGGGAGTTAAGCAATGTCAGCTTAGAGTGGCTTGATGGCGTTCTAACAGATCAGCCCGAAAAACCTACCCTGGTCATGCTGCATCACCATCCGTTTGTCAGTGGCATCGACCACATGGACCAACAGCCGCTTAAGCACGCGAGCGCGTTAGAGAACGTCATTAGCAAACATGCACAAGTAGAACGCGTGCTTTGCGGACACCTTCATCGGAGCATACAGGCTCGCTTTGGAAATACCTTAGCCATTAGCTGCCCCGGTGTTTCCCACCAAGTTAGCCTTGACCTAACTTCAGGCGGCCCATCTCGCTTTCAGCTTGAGCCCCCCGGCTACCTACTGCACCAGTGGTCAGCGCCGCATGGCATGATTACTCACCAAGGATTTATAGCGAGCTACCCAGGCCCTTTCCCATTTTATGATGCCAACGGGCTCATTGATTAA
- a CDS encoding glutaminase, translated as MQDLINDIAKAMANAEERGKVADYIPELGHIDPKKFAISLATVDGNVYSAGCATTPFSIQSISKVFTLTIALGQMGDALWKKVGREPSGDPFNSIVQLEHESGKPRNPFINAGAIAVVDAIMMGHEPKETLAEILNFVRYIADDDSICFDHAVAASEMAHRDRNASLAHFMKAFGHLRHDVDKVLGTYFHQCAIAMSCQQLAHAGLFLASDGINKPSGIRVVAPQRARRINSLMMMCGHYDASGEFAFRVGLPGKSGVGGGILAIAPGHGSIAVWSPGLDSFGNSLLGSQALEMFVQRTGWSVFGH; from the coding sequence ATGCAAGACTTGATCAATGATATTGCGAAAGCCATGGCGAACGCAGAAGAGCGTGGCAAAGTGGCAGACTATATTCCCGAGCTTGGCCACATTGACCCGAAGAAGTTTGCCATCTCACTCGCCACCGTAGACGGAAACGTGTACTCGGCAGGTTGTGCAACCACGCCGTTCTCCATTCAGAGTATCTCGAAAGTATTTACGCTGACCATTGCCCTTGGGCAGATGGGTGATGCGCTATGGAAAAAAGTCGGCCGCGAACCGTCAGGCGACCCATTCAACTCCATTGTTCAGCTTGAGCACGAAAGCGGCAAACCGCGTAATCCGTTTATCAATGCCGGTGCGATCGCGGTTGTCGATGCCATCATGATGGGCCATGAACCCAAAGAAACATTGGCCGAGATTCTCAATTTCGTGCGCTATATTGCCGATGACGACAGCATATGTTTTGACCATGCAGTGGCTGCTTCCGAGATGGCGCACCGAGATCGCAACGCATCACTGGCACACTTTATGAAAGCGTTTGGCCACCTGCGCCACGATGTTGATAAGGTGCTGGGGACTTACTTTCACCAGTGTGCTATTGCCATGAGCTGTCAACAGCTCGCTCATGCTGGCCTATTTTTGGCATCGGATGGCATCAATAAGCCCAGCGGCATTCGCGTGGTGGCTCCCCAGCGGGCTCGGCGTATCAACTCGCTGATGATGATGTGCGGGCACTACGATGCCTCTGGCGAATTCGCTTTTCGTGTTGGGCTTCCCGGTAAAAGCGGCGTGGGCGGCGGTATTCTTGCCATCGCACCCGGCCACGGCTCTATTGCGGTTTGGTCGCCGGGGTTAGATTCCTTCGGTAATAGTCTGCTAGGTAGCCAAGCCTTGGAGATGTTTGTGCAACGTACCGGCTGGTCGGTGTTTGGGCACTAA
- a CDS encoding ABC transporter ATP-binding protein, with amino-acid sequence MSSSVSITLTHCSRTFAGGHMALQPLDLKVNAGETLVLLGPSGCGKTTTLRIISGLESPDKGGQVQFDQRDVTALPIEKRDVGMVFQNYALFPNMSVADNIAYGLKLQRMPRFEIAQRRDEAMRMVDLQGFGERRIDALSGGQKQRVALARAIAVRPKVLLFDEPLAALDAKLRDRLRIEIGQLLRELGTTAVYVTHDQDEAMALGDRIAVMQAGRIAQLGTPQEIYHQPANAFVADFIGAVNCLSVIATKPDGRLAVHGGELSAPHLLGAIEIYCRPEDIQVVPLNQADIKGQVVQSVFLGQTQRLLVDTGGTVPLQIEAPSRQRWPNGTAIGLALHCNVLFHPDKPTTTINTKEMANG; translated from the coding sequence ATGAGTTCATCTGTCAGTATTACCCTAACCCACTGTAGCCGCACGTTCGCTGGCGGCCACATGGCCTTACAGCCACTTGATCTAAAGGTGAATGCGGGTGAAACGCTGGTGCTGCTAGGGCCTTCTGGCTGCGGAAAAACAACCACGCTGCGCATAATTAGTGGCCTTGAAAGCCCAGATAAAGGCGGACAAGTACAGTTTGACCAGCGTGATGTCACTGCTTTGCCAATTGAAAAGCGCGACGTCGGGATGGTCTTTCAAAACTATGCATTATTTCCCAATATGAGCGTTGCCGACAACATTGCTTACGGCCTAAAATTACAGCGCATGCCCCGTTTCGAGATCGCCCAACGGCGCGATGAAGCTATGCGGATGGTCGACTTGCAAGGTTTTGGAGAACGAAGAATCGATGCGTTATCCGGCGGCCAGAAACAGCGTGTCGCACTCGCCCGCGCCATTGCGGTGCGTCCCAAGGTGCTGCTATTTGATGAACCTTTGGCCGCATTGGATGCAAAACTACGTGACCGCTTACGCATTGAAATTGGTCAACTACTGCGTGAGCTAGGTACAACGGCGGTATACGTTACCCACGATCAAGATGAAGCGATGGCGTTAGGTGATCGTATTGCGGTGATGCAAGCAGGACGCATCGCCCAGCTGGGCACGCCACAAGAAATCTATCACCAGCCGGCCAATGCTTTTGTGGCCGATTTTATCGGCGCGGTTAACTGTTTAAGCGTCATTGCAACAAAACCGGATGGCCGATTAGCGGTACATGGTGGTGAGCTGTCCGCGCCTCATTTACTGGGGGCTATAGAGATTTACTGCCGACCAGAAGATATTCAGGTGGTACCGCTTAATCAAGCCGACATTAAGGGGCAGGTGGTACAAAGCGTTTTTTTAGGCCAGACACAGCGCCTGCTCGTGGATACCGGGGGAACAGTGCCGCTTCAAATAGAGGCACCTTCGCGCCAGCGTTGGCCTAACGGCACAGCGATCGGCCTAGCTTTGCATTGCAACGTGCTATTTCATCCCGATAAGCCGACTACGACGATTAACACCAAGGAAATGGCGAATGGCTGA